Genomic segment of Dehalogenimonas alkenigignens:
TTTACGGATTGTTTAAATTTGTGGATGTAGTATCCTATAAATACACAGCTAAATACACAGCCGTGCTATCCTGAGACGGTGACAAACGATGTATAATAGTGGAGGTGTGAATATGGAACGCGAAGCTGATGTTGGATTGGTTGCCGGACTCCTTTTTGGGGCGGCTATAGGCATCAGTCTGGGGTTGTTGTACGCGCCCAGGGCTGGTAGAGAAACGAGGGAATTGCTGCGCCTGCAGGCTGATCAGTTCAAATGCCGATCCGAAGCGCTCGGCGGAGACTTGAAGCAGACAGCTGAACAGTTCGGCAGCGTGGTTCGTGAACAGGCCAGGGAAGTGGTACATGTCTTAAAGGG
This window contains:
- a CDS encoding YtxH domain-containing protein; the protein is MEREADVGLVAGLLFGAAIGISLGLLYAPRAGRETRELLRLQADQFKCRSEALGGDLKQTAEQFGSVVREQAREVVHVLKGNGAGKIEA